TTCCTGGCAATACTGGATATAACCTAGTGAGAAATATTTATCTGAAGTTCAACAGTAGTAACTAAtaccatttaaaaaatgtttagatTCCAATTTGCATTCACAAATATGCAGGATGAATGCCATATTCATtcacattaaaaatgtttttcaggaGTACAGAACACCTTGGAGCTCCAAAGACCTTGAATCATCTGTGAGAATATGACCATCATCTGAGAAAAGCTATGCATTTGTAACTGAAGATTGAGCCATTTTGTCTATgcatttatttgctttataCATGTACAAGCATGAAGGTAGGTGGTCAAGCTGGAGACATTTCAGCACTACTGCTAAAGTTGAAAAAGCCTTATTGATGCCTTCTCTAAAATCCTCTTACTCCCCTCACCTCATGATGAACATTTACtataaacacattaaaaaaaaaaggaatgtcaCATGCCTTTAAAtcaaaaatcttaaaattattGAAGTGGGACTGCAAAGTACTAGTGTTGGGGAGGAGGTTGTTACATTTTGTCATACAGGCTAAAGGGAAAAGTCAAGCTTTCAATTCTTTACCTTAACAGACATGTCCTACATATGTGATACCACTTCTACCAAACTGAGAAACATTAAACATTATATAAGCTATCTTATTCATTGCTTGAGCATCCTTGGACACAATactgctgaaataaataaaagtagaaGTAGCAAATTGCAGTAGCAACAACAAACTACAAATGCTAAAATGGACTCAAAATGGAATTAAATCTTTTAGTTGTCTGCTACTTACCTCAAGGTTTCTTTCAGGACAGCTCTAATCAAAGGCAATTTTGGGACATCATGAGCCACTGGAACTTGATCTTTTCTCAGTTTATTGACTATTTCCTCATAAACACGTTGCTGCACCTCTGGGTGCTTTGCCAACAAGTATATGGCCCAGGACAAAGTGAAAGAAGTCTAAGGAAAAACCACAATTATCAAGTCCAACAAGATTacattaataataatttcaagCCAAGAAAAACAATCAGCTTTCAACTATGTGTTTTATATCTTTAAAGTTATGAAACAGGCTGGCAATGATTCACATCTGGATTCAATAGGATGTTGCCAGACATTGCCATCCCCTCCTTCATCCCTTTTCCATCTAGAAGTCCACCACATATCAAAACAATCCCTGCTGATATTTTCCCAGTGAAATATAAAAAGCAACAGACAAACCAAATGTAAGACCAGCTATGTAAGCAATATTGAAACATAAACACTCTAAACAGCAATGGATTAAGTTAGCTCTTAGTTTTCAATATGCATTTCACCTTTTCTTCCAAGAAAAACACTTCACAGGAAACAAGATAAGAAAATTCTTCTCAGTACATTTGCAACCCCTTTTAAGCATATGGTGGTCCCCTCATAGCATCCACACAACAGAATGGATATCATCACTGCTAAGATTACACTTTATCCTTTTGGTAAGCAATGCTACACCActatcatttaaaaatattttgtgtgaaGAAGAAACAGAACACGAGGCAGGACACAGTTCAACTTTGAGCACGAGAGGATTTAAAGAAACCCATCATCTAATCTTTTTTCAccacagctggaaaaaaatcagcttaTGGAAATGCCTTATTTTGGTCTTAAGTTTAAGATCAATTTAGAATGCAAATTCATCATGATGGTGACCTTTTATGTCTTGTCTTCAAACTGGGGTATAATGCTTGAAGTACCATTCTCATAAGCTTTTCTTGATTTCTTTCCACTATTGAATGGCTGTGCCTTCTACAATGCAACCCAGTTCTATTCCACTCAGAGGAGCTGGCAGTTGTGCCAGCTGTGTACAGATCTTCTCTGATATAAACAGTGTTCCTTCGCAGGTTCCCAGTTCCTTCATAACTTCTTAAAAATTAGACTGTTCCAGCAACAGACAAAATGCTTTGTAGCCAACAACTGCCTCACAATTCTGTTGAAAGCTTTTGTAATCCTCTAAATCTCTTTCAGTTTCTATGATAAAATGAGATCTGAATTGACAGCAGTAGGAAAAATAAGATTCCTTCAATTTTTGTTTCGTACTTGAAAATGAGGAAGTCAGAAGTATAGTCCTCTCAGAAAAAGACTGTTGCCAGCTGAGAAAGCTGAGTCAAATGGAAAGGGAAACTCTTGTTGGCATGAATACTGTTCtcttattttaatgaaaaatgtcacacactaaaaatggaaaattaatggTCTGAAAGATTAGAAAATGAATGGGATTAATAACTGTGTTTTACTTAAGAACCAACATCAAAAAGCTCTGCAACCTCATAAGCCCTTGGGACATTTAACCAATGGAGTAATATTCAGCACATAAAGAAGTTTTACATATGCTCCTTATTTTGGAATACAAAAGTGAttgctgttgggttttttttttttttttttggtttgtttagaAATCTTACAAACTTTCTTAagccaaaaaaaatctgaattcaaTTATGcagagaatttttcttttctttaagaccattttacttttttacttattttaaacttttctaCTGTAAGACTATTTAAGTCCTACCTAGCACTTCTTTATCAAATTAgcataatttctttaaaaaattgttcAGTAACAATCATTTATAGTAGCAGTGTTCATTGATATTCTAAATAACTCTGTATACATTGTACATACAATAActcatctttctttttccttattcttCCAGTGCTCATGCTGCAGTCAGTACTGAGCTACACTGATTTCTTATGCTAGGAATGAGAGGGGAAGAGACACACACAACATTAATGTTTCTTCAAATGTATGGCAAATCAGAAGAATAAAGAATGAGAGACACTTGAAACACTTGAATATGTTCCTAGGTGTAAACATATTGGATACACCAGCCCCATCAATCCTGAGCCTTTAGCACAGCTCTCTGCCTCAGCCTGACCCTATGTTGCCAGCACAAGCAGAGGTAGAGTGAACTTATGCCTTATCTCCATCATTGCTGGCCTAACATCCCCCCCTCAATGGATTCCAGCAGAAAGCAGGTATCTGATCCATAATGTGTGTCCCAGTTGATTTAATTAGCCATACATGAAAATCCTTTACCAAACTCTACACATGAGCTTAATGGTCAATTTTTTTCACACTAACATTCAGCTAAGCTTTCTATTGTGGTCTAGCTAAAGTAGCACAAACACCAACCTGATAAGCAAACTAGTAAAAGCAAATGTATGAAGTACAAGCTGAATGTAAAGACAATTGCTATTTTATCAGTTTAATAAACTGTGGAACAGACTCCCAAGTGATGGGTTCCAGTAAACCACAGCTAGATCAGAACACTGATTTCATTCCAGTGGAGAGATTACACAGTCCAGGAAGTATTTTGTATCACTTTAAAGGCCTCATGGCTTAAATGTGTTAAAATTACATCCTTATGAGCAACATAACCCCCCTGAAGAGAGCTGCCAGTAATACTGGTGTACAAGAACAACTATGCACAAGAAAAATGGTAACAAGCTTACTGTGTCCACTCCTGCCAGGAGCATTTCAGTCATGTTGGCATAGATCTCTTCCAAAGTAAGTTCCTTACTCACTAGGAGGTGTGTAAGTAGCCCACCATTCACTATTTCTCCTTGGTCCAGCTGAGACTGAATAGCCTTCAATTTGTTGTCAACATGGATTTGACCTTTGGAATTCAAAAAAATTGTTAAGcctccatttttatttttctgctggttCCATTCAGTAATCATATTTCTCACTTATGCTACACTGCAcatccagggaaaaaaagatctgttttcttaaggaaaaatCCTAGAGTGATGGTGGAGGTCCTTGGGTAGTCATGGCACAAAAAGATTGCTGAGCACAAAAAAAGAGACTTCAGTTCCCTTCCTTGAGGGAAGCTCGAGGCCAAGTTTTTATGCCCACCTGGTTTGTCTCTTGGTGACTCTGCAAGAATTGCAGCTGAAACTCAGCACAGAGAGGCTGCTACAAGATGCTAGCAGCAACCAGAAGGTCAAAGCCACAGAACTTAACTACTTTGAAGAGAAAGATAAGGACCATcaataacaaaaatacaaaaacttCAGTGAATGACATGCTGAGCAATTTCACCCACAGCTCCATGAACGCTCTAGTGACTGCAAACAGCATCTTTGGTCAAGCAAGGGATTTAAGAAGACAAAAACTCCTCCAAAAGTTAATGGCTCACAGAATGAGcttacaaaaatgaaaatgcatgCAGCTTTCTAATatttgagagagaaaaagggTTCAAGTCTTTTTAACACtcaagaacattaaaaaaaataaaattgcaaagaCAGCTCCTTCTTCCTACTTACATGAAAACTGATTCATAAAGTAGCCTGGAATGTTTCATTTACCAAAAAAAACATATTGAAGTACATGACTGTACTTCGATGTCAACTTATACActtgtatgtgtatatatatatatatatatatatatatatatatatatatatatatatataaaaaaataaactttacaaagttttaaattaattgcCAGAGTCTAGTTTATTAACTTTCTAGCCAGTTTTAGCGGTGATTATGTCAGGGTGCTTAATTAGAATTTTGCTGAAGTCAACAAAACTACCCTCATTAAAATTGAAGTGGCTTAAGATAAAACCTTGGCAATGCACTTGGACCTGGAATGACAAGTGGGTGCTGAAACAGATGAAGATAAATAAAGAAAGAGCAGTATAAAATAGGGGAATGTACTGGTAAAGTTTGTTTTCAgtagattttttaaaacagttcCCCTGGCCAGTCTGCATTTAATATGAAACTTACTTCTGCCACAATATCTTCTTATAATTTTAGAAGAGAAATGCAGCTTGTCCTgttcaaacacacacagaacCTGCAGAAATACAGCTGAATGTTTCTACTATTAAATCTTACTAAATTTGAAGAGTCCATCCCAGGATCTGCAGAACTCTCTCCAGGGTTTTGGAATAAGTGGACGAAGCCATTTGGGAATAGCACCTGCATACATAGTGGTCTTAAACATACTAAACATCAATTCCAGAGCCTCAATATATTCAACAGTCTGCTGTGGGATGTTGTTTTCCAGGCAGCCCAGCCGGCATTCATACAGAATAGTCGCCACCCCTGCAcataaaaaagtgaaagaattGTCAATACACATGCATGAATacatattaataattttaaggAATAAACTAATATAAAATGGAACTACTTTACAAtaaatttattaatattattactattactacTTCAGTTGGGGAACAGATAAAACAGAAATTCAAAACACAGTAAAACAGCCCAGCTAAACATTGCAGCAAGACAGTAGTTGCTATGTCAATAATGCTCAGCATGAGAAGACAGCCAGGAATTCCACCAGAAGTAGAGCAGCCTCCAGCCtgtttgctgtgttttgcaCTGCACTGTTaaccctgagcctgccctgttGGCCTCTGAACACATAGGGACACACGAGTCCAAAGACATTTCTGCTAACTGGTGACAACAGAGGAGTTTCTACCACTGGCTGTGGCTGTCATCAGCTGGTAGCAAATGAATACTGAGTCTGTGTAAATGGATAAAAAGCTTGCACTCCAGAGAGTGCTTTTACTGCACACACCATTCTCCACCCGGCCCTAAAAACCAGCAAGTGTGAGTGACACTGTTGCAAGTGACAATGTTGACTGTCTCTTGTTCTGACTTGCTGTAATTTTCATAAATCTTTTTCTGCAGTTCTGCAGGCACCCCCACTAGACATTattgacaaaaataattttaaaatttggttATTTTCAACTCAATCTTCCTTTCCTAATTTTCCTCCCTGGGAAGATATTTTTCTGTAtcccttctttcttttgtgCCTCTTTCAGAAACTGCTAGTTCTTATACATCCTCTCGCTGCTTACTTGGTCTCTTCAAAGAAATCTTATGTATTGGTTCTCTAAACAGTTACAGTGTAAGTTAAATAAACAGCAAGTTCATATAGAAAAAAAGCGTGTGCCAGGCACAAGTtataaatggaaaacaaaaagaatgtgAAGAATTTAAACTAACCCATCAGTTACAGTGAATCTGTAAGCTCGCAGTTTTAAATTCCATAAACTGGTAGTTAAATGCCATTTTTAGACACTATTAATCTGAAACAGACCAAGCAGGCAGCCAGCAATTTGACAAAGTGAGCAATCTGGATATTCTTCAAATCCCAAATTACTCAGCTGCCTGTCAGCAAAGAGTACCAATGTTTTTAAAAGGCATTACATATAACAAGATGGGGTTGTGTGCAGTCAGTTAGAGAAATACAAGAAATATGTATCACCACGAGATTTCCGTAAGAATACAGGAAATGCCATACAGGCTCAGGCCAGGGTTTCATTCAGTATTCCCTCATTAATGATAGCCAGTGGCAGATGATCTTATGGCAATCATAACAATCCTATACTTGGCATCTGTAGGCAGggaaaagcagtatttttttcccatattaAGCTATGAACTGAATTTAGATACATCACATGGGGATTCAATTGGAATTTGGCTGGTATATTGTGAAATTAACATGTCTTAGAAGTCCCTTGTTAGAAGGTCAGCACCCTTATTCTTGAGGAATtaatacagaaatacagagtACCGAGACTGTTCAAGACCTTGATTGAACATTTTACCTGTACCCCATTATTTCCATGGGAATTGCTCCTTAATACAAGGACTCTACAAAGGACTTTTCTACTGATACCCACTGCACTAACTAGGAAGACACATGAATGCAGAATATCAAACTTCCTTTTTTAGATTTATCACACTGGGGCACAGTCATTTGACAACCACACTGCTTTACATCCATTTTATTTACAGATCCAGCCTGGGCTTACCTTCCATTGAATACTTGAAGAAAAGGTTGTTAACATTGGTCACTGTTTCCCCATCCTCCTCTTGACTTCTGAGGGTGTGGATTCTTTTAATTAAGTCTGTGATAACTTCATTGACTCCTTCAGAGTAAACAGCCACATCTTTGGGTTTCAGAATTTTTTGCCTCAGAACACTTCTCATTTTTAGCCACTGCTCCCCCTCCCTAgaagaaattattaataatGTCAATACATGGTTTTCCTTAACAATCATCAGCTCGGTAAGAGCTCTGCAACCAAATTGCAATTTTTCATGTCAAAtggtaaaatgaaaattatgacAACGTCTATTTTGTATTATGCTCCtaaaattttattctgtatttattgCATGTCCTCATTAAATTTCAGTGTTGCAACATGTATCTTAAGGTGTAAGTCAACCTCTGGGTTGAGTGACAGAACTTGCCCACTCAGTGATCTGAATTTGATGAGTGTCCTTTTGTGAGTCTGTTTGTAGTGCCTAATGCAAGAAATTAGTAAAATATTctattaaaattactttaaataaGCATCCAAATGAGTAGtctgcaaagctgcttttccagagaaCCAGTACTTAATTACCAAATAAAGGTCTCACATTCACATCTGACAAACCAACAACTTGAGCTGATACCATAAATTCCATTACTGATACATGACTTTCAGCTATCCCAGTTCTAAACCTACAAAGCAATAAAAGAGCAGAGCTACCAGTAGAGAAACAACTTAAAGCTACACATTCTGCTTTAGCTGAGCTATGCATGGAAACCTTGATGCTGAAGACTAAAAATCTGAATTGTCGTATCTACACGCTCTGTATGAGCAGAGTATATGGGAACAGTGCTTCCAGGGATACCTTTCAATTCCTCATGAACATGGGCAATTATAAATATgtgtttattttataaataaataaattaaacaaacaTTAATTAAACAAGAGgtgtttatttaaataaattaaataaacacattttatattttatgtgtTACTTTTTTTACCTGGAGCAATGCCATTGCAAGGCACAGAAACTTATCATCCAGCAGAAGAATTTGATCTCTTTAACAGATATTTCCTGAGTCTCCTGATTTGAGATCACTTTTCACTAAATATCAAGGAATCGTTATTTTGAGTCTCAACTGCAGCTTAAGATTTAAGTCTGCAGTGCAATACACAGAGCCTTTTGCTACCATGAAAAAACAGACTGTCCATGACtcaggaaattaatttccctCTAAATAAACATCCTATGTCAGTGGGGACTGTGAGTAGTTCCCAGTGGCAATTAACCACACCCACATGTGCTGCCAGGTTATGCAAGCTGTACAGACAGATAGCTCCTCTGGAATCAGCCAGATTCAAAACTAACTGTGTGGGGATGCACTACAGTGTGAATTGACCATTCTTTACATTAGTCCACTGAGGGGGCACTTCAGTGAACAATAAAGCTAAAACCAATCTGAGCCAACAATTCCTCACAGCACACTGCCTGCTAGACAGAACAGTCTAGAACTGATGCAATAAACCCACATTCATGCAGTGCCGTGCCAAAGCCAGTAAGCTCTATTCTGTAAAACTGCTTGCAGGTGAGTCAGCTCAGACAGCTCCAGCTGATACACACTCCCAAAGAATGTCTTCATGCAAAGCAGCTCACTGCACATTCAACTGCACATCATTACCATCCCTTTGAAACTTCACAGCAGAACAAATTCACAGCATTCACCACAAATACCTACTCCCTTCTCCCCACTAGACACACAAATTTCTCTACACAGAAAAGCCTGATTTCCCAGATGACCTGTACAGTCCTTCAGAAAATCACTAAACTTacacaagaaaagcaggaaagtgAAGGACTGACAACACTTACGCAGAAATGAGCCCCGTGGCTCTGCCCCGTAAATCTCTGTACTCCTGCCAGGATTCCATGTTGGCTCTTTGTGGTGCTCTGCCTTCTGCTCGGAGCACTTGAGCAACCATGTCTCGATCTGCAATGGATACAACAAACTGGGGACCAAAGTGAGACTTGAAGATCTTTCCATATTCCTGAGTGTGTTTTTGCTACAGCATCACCaacaaagagaaacagaagtCAAGTATTACTAAAGAAAACTATCACAAAATGAAACTGACAATTTGTCATACACAAACTCTCACATCAAGAATTTGATCCCCAGCCTTCCAGTCAAGGAACAGTTTGAACTGTCAGGAGAAGCATCTAAGCATTACTGTGAAATATTCACAAGGAAAACAGAGAGGTCACACAGTTCAGGACCCTGACTGAAAAGACCCAAAGCTTTAAGGCACAGAGTGTGAGTGAAACCAAACAATGGGAAGATGAAAGGACTTCAAAACACGTCCCTTCAGATCAAACAGGTTAGAAAGAATGTCTGCAAAGATGAAAAACGTGGGAGCATATAGGGTTAAATTGCCAGTATAATACAAAGATATAATTTAATATCTTTTGGGAATAAATGCTTACTCTACCATTTGATTGCTTATAAAGAAGCTATGTAAGTTTCTCACACCTAACCAAGAATAATGACAGCACAACAGCCTAgtgaaaaactgcattttagaACACATTTGTCAGCAGTGAACTTGAGAGAGATATATGCTaattctgcaaaaaaaaggaaaaggtggGGTGTTATTCTTGCAGCGGGGTGTATTGAGTAGTTAATCCACAAATTATGTGATTCAGGCTGGAGGCAAATGAGAGGATTGGAAATTAATAAAGAGGATTGGAAAACATTAagctgtgtatatatatataaaaacaaacaaacaaaagcaaccCAAAAGGTTTTCCAGTAAGGCTGCATTATCTTTGTCCCATGAAATCTCACTGATTATTTCAAATAAAGTTCACTCTAACATGGTCACAAATTTAAACTCTCAACTCTTACAAATTCACTTGGAGTTGAGGTATGTCCTCATTTCAGAGGGGGGAAAACCCACCAAAACTGCAAAgcagttatttaaaaaatattattaggaCTTCGAAATTCAATTTTAAAGCCTTTATTACTGGTTAAAGTATTAAGACAAGTTAAACTGACCAAAGTTTAACTTTGACACATTACCTACATTCTAGTCCAAAGACATCTGCACAAAGAGTTATGCTGATTATAAACCAAAGATGGTTGACACCAATTGCACTTGTGAAAGTCTAGTACTGACCCAAAATTAACTTATGTGAACTATATTTTATTCAATCTTAGTTACAGAAATGAATTGTTTAATTGCCAACAATAAGTTTAAGACACATGAATCACTCTTCAGAATATGATACCAAGtacactttaaaaaatgtaattctttTTGTCTAGTTTCCAAATAAAATGAGTTGTGCAATTGTGGTCTCTGCCAGTCACCTCTTAACTACTTTTGGAACACAATGGCCAACTTCAGTTGAAGTTCTAAAGGTCTCCCACAACAATATTCTCACAATTTTCAAAAATCAGCATCTGGATTCATATGAGACACATGTATTAGTCATCCTGATGAGGGAAATGCTACAGCAGGAACTCAGTTGTCATTTCTGCGTGGTCTGCTCCTAACCAACACC
This is a stretch of genomic DNA from Anomalospiza imberbis isolate Cuckoo-Finch-1a 21T00152 chromosome 7, ASM3175350v1, whole genome shotgun sequence. It encodes these proteins:
- the CYP27C1 gene encoding cytochrome P450 27C1 isoform X1 — translated: MSFFTRVLTMKCKQTLECERTYFYQALFASSRFPGQPRPCSSQSLEVRSSPRAAAGNKGEGRGAELLEPPPRRLGRVKSLHEMPGPNTLYNLYEFFWKDGFGRIHEIQQKHTQEYGKIFKSHFGPQFVVSIADRDMVAQVLRAEGRAPQRANMESWQEYRDLRGRATGLISAEGEQWLKMRSVLRQKILKPKDVAVYSEGVNEVITDLIKRIHTLRSQEEDGETVTNVNNLFFKYSMEGVATILYECRLGCLENNIPQQTVEYIEALELMFSMFKTTMYAGAIPKWLRPLIPKPWREFCRSWDGLFKFSQIHVDNKLKAIQSQLDQGEIVNGGLLTHLLVSKELTLEEIYANMTEMLLAGVDTTSFTLSWAIYLLAKHPEVQQRVYEEIVNKLRKDQVPVAHDVPKLPLIRAVLKETLRLYPVLPGNGRVTQKDLIIGGYFIPKGTQLALCHYATSYSEENFSVANEFRPERWLRKDNLDRVDNFGSIPFGYGIRSCIGKRIAELEIHLALIQLLQNFEIKISPKTEPVHAKTHGLLTPGNSINVRFSDRK
- the CYP27C1 gene encoding cytochrome P450 27C1 isoform X2, with product MSFFTRVLTMKCKQTLECERTYFYQALFASSRFPGQPRPCSSQSLEVRSSPRAAAGNKGEGRGAELLEPPPRRLGRVKSLHEMPGPNTLYNLYEFFWKDGFGRIHEIQFVVSIADRDMVAQVLRAEGRAPQRANMESWQEYRDLRGRATGLISAEGEQWLKMRSVLRQKILKPKDVAVYSEGVNEVITDLIKRIHTLRSQEEDGETVTNVNNLFFKYSMEGVATILYECRLGCLENNIPQQTVEYIEALELMFSMFKTTMYAGAIPKWLRPLIPKPWREFCRSWDGLFKFSQIHVDNKLKAIQSQLDQGEIVNGGLLTHLLVSKELTLEEIYANMTEMLLAGVDTTSFTLSWAIYLLAKHPEVQQRVYEEIVNKLRKDQVPVAHDVPKLPLIRAVLKETLRLYPVLPGNGRVTQKDLIIGGYFIPKGTQLALCHYATSYSEENFSVANEFRPERWLRKDNLDRVDNFGSIPFGYGIRSCIGKRIAELEIHLALIQLLQNFEIKISPKTEPVHAKTHGLLTPGNSINVRFSDRK
- the CYP27C1 gene encoding cytochrome P450 27C1 isoform X3, translating into MVAQVLRAEGRAPQRANMESWQEYRDLRGRATGLISAEGEQWLKMRSVLRQKILKPKDVAVYSEGVNEVITDLIKRIHTLRSQEEDGETVTNVNNLFFKYSMEGVATILYECRLGCLENNIPQQTVEYIEALELMFSMFKTTMYAGAIPKWLRPLIPKPWREFCRSWDGLFKFSQIHVDNKLKAIQSQLDQGEIVNGGLLTHLLVSKELTLEEIYANMTEMLLAGVDTTSFTLSWAIYLLAKHPEVQQRVYEEIVNKLRKDQVPVAHDVPKLPLIRAVLKETLRLYPVLPGNGRVTQKDLIIGGYFIPKGTQLALCHYATSYSEENFSVANEFRPERWLRKDNLDRVDNFGSIPFGYGIRSCIGKRIAELEIHLALIQLLQNFEIKISPKTEPVHAKTHGLLTPGNSINVRFSDRK